Proteins encoded together in one Halorubellus sp. JP-L1 window:
- a CDS encoding helix-turn-helix domain-containing protein, translating to MKRVRITLSPSESYLPPVYRLLTREATYLSRVDIVNWNVAEPPVGFLLWVRGDHGQLEAALEAGENVREFELFPDGSDEAYVFLAAETATPARALFENFTRDDVLTVPPIECHDDGSSTFTLVGTDGAIQDAVDGVPDGVTVTVDAVGTGAVEGDDVVRSLSGKQREAVRAAVRVGYYEVPRAASVADVASELDCARSTASEHLQKAESRVFAALFGA from the coding sequence ATGAAGCGGGTTCGAATCACGCTATCTCCCTCCGAGTCGTACCTGCCGCCCGTCTATCGGCTCCTCACGCGGGAAGCCACGTACCTCTCTCGCGTGGACATCGTGAACTGGAACGTCGCGGAACCGCCGGTCGGGTTCTTGCTCTGGGTCCGAGGCGACCACGGCCAGCTCGAAGCGGCGCTGGAGGCGGGCGAGAACGTCCGCGAGTTCGAGTTGTTCCCGGATGGGTCGGACGAGGCGTACGTGTTTCTCGCGGCCGAGACGGCGACGCCGGCCCGGGCGCTATTCGAGAACTTCACTCGCGACGACGTCCTGACCGTCCCGCCCATCGAGTGCCACGACGACGGAAGTAGCACGTTCACGCTCGTGGGGACCGACGGTGCGATCCAGGACGCCGTAGACGGCGTCCCCGACGGTGTCACCGTCACGGTCGACGCGGTCGGGACGGGGGCGGTCGAGGGCGACGACGTCGTCCGGTCGCTCTCGGGGAAACAACGCGAGGCGGTCCGGGCCGCGGTGCGTGTCGGCTACTACGAGGTCCCGCGGGCGGCCTCGGTTGCGGACGTCGCGAGCGAACTGGACTGCGCCAGGTCGACCGCGTCCGAACACCTCCAGAAGGCAGAGTCGCGCGTCTTCGCCGCACTATTCGGCGCCTGA
- a CDS encoding NADP-dependent phosphogluconate dehydrogenase: MQLGVVGLGRMGRIVVDRTLDAGHDVVAFDLDEHAVADAADAGAEPADSVTDLAERLGDEKRIWLMVPAGDAVDAALDDLASHLDGDDVVVDGGNSHFEDSVRRAESTEAAYLDCGTSGGPASAEEGFSLMVGGPEWAYDELVPVFDAVATGPDGHDRMGPAGSGHYVKMVHNGVEYALMQTYGEGFELLANGRYDLDLESVARTWNNGAVIRSWLLELCEEAFREEGNSLGTVADRVEGGSTGTWTIQEALEQEVAMPLVYEALAERFDSRVADPGKFSRRLANRLRYGFGRHDVPRIDG; this comes from the coding sequence ATGCAACTTGGAGTCGTCGGCCTCGGTCGGATGGGGCGCATCGTCGTCGATAGAACACTCGACGCGGGACACGACGTTGTCGCGTTCGACCTCGACGAGCACGCAGTCGCGGACGCGGCCGACGCGGGCGCGGAACCCGCCGACTCCGTGACGGACCTCGCCGAGCGCCTCGGCGACGAGAAGCGAATCTGGCTCATGGTCCCCGCCGGCGACGCAGTGGACGCCGCGCTCGACGACCTCGCGAGCCACCTCGACGGCGACGACGTGGTCGTCGACGGCGGGAACTCGCACTTCGAGGACTCCGTGCGTCGCGCGGAATCGACCGAGGCAGCGTACCTCGACTGCGGGACGAGCGGCGGTCCCGCGAGCGCCGAGGAGGGCTTCTCGCTGATGGTCGGCGGCCCCGAGTGGGCGTACGACGAACTCGTACCCGTGTTCGACGCGGTCGCGACAGGCCCCGACGGCCACGACCGCATGGGGCCCGCCGGCAGCGGGCACTACGTGAAGATGGTGCACAACGGCGTCGAATACGCGCTCATGCAGACGTACGGCGAGGGGTTCGAACTCCTTGCGAACGGCCGGTACGACCTCGACCTCGAATCGGTCGCGCGAACGTGGAACAACGGCGCCGTCATCCGGTCGTGGCTCCTGGAACTCTGCGAGGAGGCCTTCCGCGAGGAGGGGAACTCGCTCGGCACGGTCGCGGACCGCGTCGAAGGCGGGTCCACGGGGACGTGGACGATCCAGGAGGCCCTGGAGCAAGAGGTCGCGATGCCGCTCGTCTACGAGGCGCTCGCCGAGCGCTTCGACTCCCGCGTCGCCGACCCCGGGAAGTTCTCGCGACGCCTCGCGAACCGCCTCCGGTACGGGTTCGGCCGCCACGACGTCCCGCGCATTGACGGGTGA
- a CDS encoding PaaI family thioesterase, which yields MDLADIMSQIPYCRHLGIDVTEAEDGHAEGRLAFDDHHSSVPGSDVAHGAVVHGLADTVAGAAVISLHHRPTPTVDIRFDHLAPARGDLHAEADVRKDGDTVAVADVTVTHDDALVATARGTFKTAGDARGSAWDGSDRLGDDVE from the coding sequence ATGGACCTGGCGGACATCATGTCGCAGATACCGTACTGTCGCCACCTCGGCATCGACGTCACCGAAGCCGAGGACGGCCACGCCGAGGGCCGGCTCGCGTTCGACGACCACCACTCCTCGGTCCCCGGGAGCGACGTCGCACACGGCGCGGTCGTCCACGGCCTCGCCGACACCGTCGCCGGCGCCGCAGTCATCTCCCTCCACCACCGACCGACGCCGACCGTCGACATCCGCTTCGACCACCTCGCGCCCGCCCGCGGCGACCTCCATGCCGAAGCCGACGTCCGCAAGGACGGCGACACCGTCGCCGTCGCCGACGTCACCGTCACGCACGACGACGCGCTCGTCGCGACCGCCCGCGGCACGTTCAAGACAGCCGGCGACGCCCGCGGCTCCGCGTGGGACGGCAGCGACCGGCTCGGCGACGACGTCGAGTGA
- the pepF gene encoding oligoendopeptidase F codes for MSSVPERSEIDEQYKWDLESVYASDDEWEDAFEAVSERLEELQQYEGEVVADGETLLSTLELRDDVMREVSTVASYAQMRSAEDTTNQQYQAQSARAQSLASDARSAASFVEPEIQSASREAVEAMVESTDGLEAYEHYLDDVLRTKAHTRSAEVEEVLAELGEVTHGTGDVYSMLANADMEFPTVEKPDGEAVEITQSNFTTLLKEPDREFRQTVHESFYEEWAGVRNAVGAAYKNSVKADVKEARVRNYETAREAAMDGPNVPGDVYDNLVGTVRENLDKLHRHAELKADVLGVDELEMWDLYMPMTATESPDVEYDEATEYVVEAVGALGDEYQSRVEEGLASRWVDVYENDGKRAGAFSAGTYDTQPFIMMNYQDDISSMYTLAHELGHSMHSQYTKDAQPYVYSNYEIFVAEVASTVNETLLTHHLLETVEDPEFRRHVLNEYLERVRSTLYRQTMFADFEHQAHRLEEDGEAITPDALDSIYGDLKREFYEPATVDEHVEREWMRIPHFYRAYYVYQYATGISAAVALGQRIIDEGEDAAAPYREFLAKGSREYPLELLQGAGVDMSTSDPIQSALDVYDDYLDEMAALV; via the coding sequence ATGAGTTCGGTCCCCGAGCGGTCAGAGATCGACGAGCAGTACAAGTGGGACCTCGAGAGCGTCTACGCTTCCGACGACGAGTGGGAGGACGCGTTCGAGGCCGTCAGCGAACGACTCGAGGAACTACAGCAGTACGAGGGCGAGGTCGTCGCGGACGGAGAGACGCTGCTTTCGACCCTCGAACTGCGCGACGACGTTATGCGGGAGGTGTCGACGGTGGCGTCGTACGCGCAGATGCGGTCCGCGGAGGACACGACGAACCAGCAGTACCAGGCGCAGTCGGCGCGTGCGCAGTCGCTCGCGTCGGACGCGCGCTCCGCGGCGTCGTTCGTCGAGCCCGAGATCCAGAGCGCGAGTCGCGAGGCGGTCGAGGCGATGGTCGAGTCGACCGACGGCCTCGAGGCGTACGAGCACTACCTCGACGACGTCCTGCGGACGAAGGCGCACACGCGGTCGGCGGAGGTCGAGGAGGTGCTCGCGGAACTGGGCGAGGTGACGCACGGGACGGGCGACGTCTACAGCATGCTCGCGAACGCGGACATGGAGTTCCCGACCGTCGAGAAGCCCGACGGCGAGGCGGTCGAGATCACGCAGTCGAACTTCACGACGCTCCTGAAGGAGCCCGACCGCGAGTTCCGCCAGACCGTTCACGAGTCGTTCTACGAGGAGTGGGCTGGCGTCCGGAACGCGGTCGGAGCGGCGTACAAGAACTCCGTGAAGGCGGACGTGAAGGAGGCTCGCGTCAGGAACTACGAGACGGCGCGCGAGGCGGCGATGGACGGCCCGAACGTTCCCGGGGATGTGTACGACAACCTCGTGGGGACGGTCCGGGAGAACCTCGACAAGCTCCACCGGCACGCCGAGTTGAAGGCGGACGTCCTCGGCGTCGACGAGCTGGAGATGTGGGACCTCTACATGCCGATGACGGCAACGGAGAGTCCGGACGTCGAGTACGACGAGGCGACGGAGTACGTCGTCGAGGCCGTCGGTGCGCTCGGCGACGAGTACCAGTCACGCGTCGAGGAGGGCCTGGCGTCGCGATGGGTGGACGTGTACGAGAACGACGGCAAGCGCGCGGGTGCGTTCTCCGCCGGGACGTACGACACGCAGCCGTTCATCATGATGAACTACCAGGACGACATCTCGTCGATGTACACGCTCGCCCACGAGCTCGGGCACTCGATGCACTCGCAGTACACGAAGGACGCGCAGCCGTACGTCTATTCGAACTACGAGATATTCGTGGCCGAGGTCGCGTCGACGGTGAACGAGACGCTCCTCACCCACCACCTCCTGGAGACCGTCGAGGACCCCGAGTTCCGCCGGCACGTCCTGAACGAGTACCTCGAACGGGTGCGGTCGACGCTGTACCGCCAGACGATGTTCGCGGACTTCGAACACCAGGCCCACCGGCTCGAGGAGGACGGCGAAGCGATCACGCCGGACGCCCTGGACTCCATCTACGGCGACCTGAAGCGGGAGTTCTACGAGCCCGCGACCGTGGACGAGCACGTCGAGCGCGAGTGGATGCGCATCCCGCACTTCTATCGCGCGTACTACGTCTACCAGTACGCGACGGGCATCTCGGCGGCGGTCGCGCTCGGGCAACGCATCATCGACGAGGGCGAGGACGCGGCCGCGCCCTACCGCGAGTTCCTCGCGAAGGGGTCGCGCGAGTACCCGCTCGAACTCCTGCAGGGCGCTGGCGTGGACATGTCGACGAGCGACCCGATCCAGTCGGCGCTCGACGTCTACGACGACTACCTCGACGAGATGGCGGCGCTCGTCTAG
- a CDS encoding M28 family peptidase — protein MNLDAALGRTWRDDAPEAFLRSLCELDDRMAGHPGEARAAALVADAFETAGVRDVTRTSFPLTVWTRGETTLRVTDPVDRAFEALALPYSPGATVEGRLVDVGHGTHGEIAAADLDGAVALARTDSPADGRFVHRMESFGHAIDAGAEAFLFRNHVDGQLPPTGSLRFDEPARAPGVGVSKESGTWLADYADRGARVALDVDATIAEGHSEYVHGVLGPADADREVVVVAHFDAHDVAEGALDNGCGIAVAVALARTLGRLDAANDLDVRVRVAGVGAEEVGLRGGYALADALDLEDVQAVVNVDGAGRHRDMTAMSHGSDDLDALLNAVGDRVDHPIETETDPHPWSDHWPFLRAGVPAVQLYSDSGDRGRGWGHTAADTFDKTDSRIVREHAMLATLLVLELADADVARIDDAALRDAMIEQGFDSGMQAAGIWPTEWTR, from the coding sequence ATGAACCTCGACGCTGCACTCGGTCGGACGTGGCGCGACGACGCGCCCGAGGCGTTCCTGCGATCGCTGTGCGAGCTCGACGACCGGATGGCGGGCCACCCTGGCGAGGCGCGCGCCGCTGCGCTCGTCGCCGACGCCTTCGAGACCGCGGGTGTCCGCGACGTCACGCGGACGTCGTTCCCGCTGACGGTGTGGACGCGCGGCGAGACGACGCTGCGCGTCACCGACCCCGTCGACCGCGCGTTCGAGGCGCTCGCGCTCCCGTACTCGCCGGGAGCGACGGTCGAGGGGCGCCTGGTCGACGTCGGCCACGGCACGCACGGCGAGATCGCGGCCGCCGACCTCGACGGCGCCGTCGCGCTCGCACGCACCGACTCCCCGGCCGACGGCCGGTTCGTCCACCGCATGGAGTCGTTCGGGCACGCCATAGACGCCGGTGCCGAGGCGTTCCTGTTCCGGAACCACGTCGACGGCCAGCTCCCGCCGACGGGCTCGCTCCGGTTCGACGAACCCGCTCGCGCCCCCGGCGTCGGCGTCTCGAAGGAGTCCGGCACGTGGCTCGCGGACTACGCCGACCGGGGCGCTCGCGTCGCGCTCGACGTCGACGCCACGATAGCGGAAGGACACAGCGAGTACGTCCACGGCGTCCTCGGGCCCGCCGACGCCGACCGCGAGGTCGTCGTCGTCGCGCACTTCGACGCGCACGACGTCGCCGAGGGCGCGCTCGACAACGGCTGCGGGATCGCCGTCGCCGTCGCCCTCGCCCGTACGCTCGGCAGGCTCGACGCCGCGAACGACCTCGACGTCCGCGTCCGCGTCGCCGGCGTCGGCGCGGAGGAGGTCGGGCTCCGCGGCGGGTACGCGCTCGCCGACGCACTCGACCTCGAGGACGTACAAGCCGTGGTGAACGTCGACGGAGCGGGCCGCCACCGCGACATGACAGCGATGTCCCACGGCAGCGACGACCTCGACGCTCTCCTGAACGCGGTCGGCGACCGCGTCGATCACCCGATCGAGACCGAGACCGACCCGCATCCCTGGAGCGACCACTGGCCGTTCCTCCGCGCGGGCGTCCCCGCCGTCCAGCTATACAGCGACTCCGGCGACCGCGGCCGGGGCTGGGGCCACACCGCCGCCGACACGTTCGACAAGACCGACTCGCGGATCGTCCGCGAACACGCGATGCTCGCGACGCTCCTCGTCCTCGAACTCGCCGACGCTGACGTCGCCCGAATCGACGACGCCGCGCTCCGCGACGCGATGATAGAGCAGGGATTCGACTCCGGGATGCAGGCGGCGGGGATCTGGCCGACGGAGTGGACGCGCTAA
- the truA gene encoding tRNA pseudouridine(38-40) synthase TruA, whose product MRAFRVAYDGRPYHGFQRQPDVPTVEDAILDALADLDVLASDASTDRARPVPRGYAAAGRTDAGVSALAQTVAFDCPDWLTPRAFNGRLPGSIRAWASTDVDEGFHATHDATSRAYDYHLYAPGADVDRAAAALACVEGTHDFADLTAASDRDTTRTVERATATRDGDLLRIHVRADGFLWELVRRLVSLVHAVAIGDRDLDAVSRTLDPGTIPDHERVGPAPPGPLVLRDVTYPGVTFERDPEAAESARAVFAAANETAVARAATTALLRDGVVEP is encoded by the coding sequence ATGCGTGCGTTCCGCGTCGCGTACGACGGACGGCCGTACCACGGCTTCCAGCGCCAACCGGACGTCCCGACGGTCGAGGACGCCATCCTCGACGCGCTCGCCGACCTGGACGTGCTCGCGAGCGACGCGTCCACGGATCGAGCGCGACCCGTCCCACGCGGGTACGCGGCGGCGGGCCGCACCGACGCCGGCGTGTCCGCGCTCGCGCAGACCGTCGCGTTCGACTGTCCGGACTGGCTGACGCCGCGCGCGTTCAACGGCCGCCTCCCCGGCTCGATCCGTGCGTGGGCGAGCACGGACGTCGACGAGGGCTTCCACGCCACCCACGACGCAACCAGTCGCGCGTACGACTACCACCTGTACGCACCCGGCGCCGACGTCGACCGGGCAGCGGCGGCGCTCGCGTGCGTCGAGGGCACGCACGACTTCGCGGACTTGACCGCCGCGAGCGACCGCGACACCACGCGGACGGTGGAGCGAGCGACCGCGACTCGCGACGGCGACTTGCTCCGGATCCACGTGCGAGCCGACGGCTTCCTCTGGGAACTCGTCCGGCGACTCGTCTCGCTCGTGCACGCCGTCGCGATCGGCGACCGCGACCTCGACGCCGTCTCCCGCACGCTCGACCCGGGGACGATCCCGGACCACGAGCGCGTCGGGCCCGCCCCGCCCGGACCGCTCGTCCTCCGGGACGTCACCTACCCCGGCGTCACGTTCGAGCGCGATCCGGAGGCGGCCGAGAGCGCCCGCGCCGTCTTCGCGGCCGCCAACGAGACCGCCGTCGCCCGAGCCGCGACCACCGCGTTGCTTCGGGACGGCGTCGTCGAGCCCTGA
- the hisS gene encoding histidine--tRNA ligase, which translates to MYEGLKGFTDFYPREMAAYRQVIDEIEGVASRYGFREIETPRLERAEMWTDKSGEDIVEELYAFEDKGGRMVTLTPELTPTVARMVVAKQQALSKPIKWRSTRPFWRYEAVQQGRFREFYQTNVDIFGSSEPDADAEVIAFSVDALRELGLDGEDFEFRVSHRDILETLLEEYGDDVHVRDAIRAVDKRAKVDENEYLGLLADAGLSYDDAREFDDLLVAGEDDLDELVAFTEAVEPAVDNLREVLAAAEDFGVREYCDVSLTTARGFDYYTGVVFECFDSVGEVSRSVFGGGRYDDLIEEFGGQPTPAVGVAPGVMNSTLPLLLQRAGVWPEEELSTDYYVLQVGDTRAVAARVARDLRERGHVVETDVSGRSFGAQMGYADSINADTVVIVGEQDLENDEVTVKDMESGDQTTAPVDDFPGDRDRPTYDDFA; encoded by the coding sequence ATGTACGAAGGACTGAAGGGGTTCACTGACTTCTATCCCCGCGAGATGGCCGCCTACCGGCAGGTCATCGACGAGATCGAGGGCGTCGCCAGCCGGTACGGGTTCCGCGAGATCGAGACGCCGCGACTCGAGCGCGCGGAGATGTGGACGGACAAGAGCGGCGAGGACATCGTCGAGGAACTGTACGCGTTCGAGGACAAGGGCGGTCGGATGGTGACGCTCACGCCGGAGTTGACGCCGACGGTCGCGCGGATGGTCGTCGCGAAGCAGCAGGCGCTCAGCAAGCCGATCAAGTGGCGGTCGACGCGGCCGTTCTGGCGCTACGAGGCCGTCCAGCAGGGGCGGTTCCGCGAGTTCTACCAGACGAACGTCGACATCTTCGGGTCGAGCGAGCCGGACGCGGACGCGGAAGTGATCGCGTTCTCCGTGGACGCGCTCCGCGAACTCGGGCTCGACGGCGAGGACTTCGAGTTCCGCGTCAGTCACCGCGACATCCTCGAGACGCTCCTGGAGGAGTACGGCGACGACGTGCACGTCCGGGACGCGATCCGCGCGGTCGACAAGCGCGCGAAGGTCGACGAGAACGAGTACCTCGGCTTGCTCGCGGACGCGGGGCTGTCCTACGACGACGCCCGAGAGTTCGACGACCTCCTCGTCGCGGGCGAGGACGACCTCGACGAACTCGTGGCGTTCACCGAGGCGGTCGAGCCGGCCGTCGACAACCTCCGCGAGGTCCTCGCGGCCGCCGAGGACTTCGGCGTGCGCGAGTACTGCGACGTGTCGCTGACGACCGCGCGCGGGTTCGACTACTACACGGGCGTCGTCTTCGAGTGCTTCGACTCCGTCGGCGAGGTCTCCCGGTCCGTCTTCGGCGGCGGCCGGTACGACGACCTCATCGAGGAGTTCGGCGGCCAGCCGACGCCCGCGGTCGGCGTCGCGCCGGGCGTGATGAACTCGACGCTCCCACTCTTGCTCCAGCGCGCGGGCGTCTGGCCCGAGGAGGAACTCAGTACGGACTACTACGTCCTCCAGGTCGGCGACACGCGGGCCGTCGCCGCGCGCGTCGCTCGCGACCTCCGCGAGCGCGGACACGTCGTGGAGACGGACGTCTCCGGGCGGAGCTTCGGCGCACAGATGGGGTACGCGGACTCGATCAACGCCGACACCGTCGTCATCGTCGGCGAGCAGGACCTCGAGAACGACGAAGTCACCGTCAAGGACATGGAAAGCGGCGACCAGACGACCGCGCCCGTCGACGACTTCCCCGGCGACCGCGACCGCCCGACGTACGACGACTTCGCCTGA
- a CDS encoding asparagine synthase-related protein, with translation MELGLLYSGGKDSTLAALLLEDFYDVTLVTGHFGVTDDWEHARAAADAVGFDHERLSLSEAAATEAVDRMVADGFPRNGIQAVHEHALERLAASEFDAIADGTRRDDRVPTVSRAQAQSLEDRHDVDYIAPLSGFGRGAVDRLVDDALDVTVGPSESIPRADYEAELRVLLRDEHGEGAVRDVFPAHDQTYVEGPR, from the coding sequence ATGGAGCTGGGGTTGCTCTACAGCGGTGGGAAGGATTCGACGCTCGCCGCGCTGTTGCTCGAGGACTTCTACGACGTGACGCTCGTGACCGGGCACTTCGGCGTGACCGACGACTGGGAGCACGCGCGAGCGGCGGCGGACGCGGTCGGGTTCGACCACGAGCGCCTGTCGCTCTCGGAGGCGGCGGCGACGGAGGCGGTCGACCGGATGGTCGCGGACGGCTTCCCGCGGAACGGCATCCAGGCGGTCCACGAGCACGCACTGGAGCGACTGGCGGCGTCGGAGTTCGACGCGATCGCGGACGGGACGCGCCGCGACGACCGGGTGCCGACGGTGTCGCGAGCGCAAGCCCAGAGTCTCGAGGATCGCCACGACGTGGACTACATCGCACCGCTCTCCGGGTTCGGTCGTGGCGCGGTCGACCGGCTCGTCGACGACGCGCTCGACGTGACGGTCGGGCCGAGCGAGTCGATCCCGCGCGCGGACTACGAGGCGGAGCTCCGCGTGCTCCTCCGCGATGAACACGGCGAGGGCGCGGTCCGTGACGTGTTCCCGGCGCACGACCAGACGTACGTCGAAGGACCGCGGTAG
- a CDS encoding DNA-binding protein, which produces MSDSQDDLEELREEKMQELRERKQQESGDAEAQEARRQQAEAQKKAVLRQHLTDGARKRLNSVKMSKPEFGEQAEQQIVAIAQRGQLGEKIDEEKMKALLKELKPDDKSFNVRRR; this is translated from the coding sequence ATGAGTGACAGCCAGGACGACCTCGAGGAGCTTCGAGAGGAGAAGATGCAGGAGTTGCGCGAGCGCAAACAGCAGGAGTCCGGTGACGCGGAAGCCCAGGAAGCGCGACGCCAGCAGGCCGAGGCCCAGAAGAAGGCGGTCCTTCGCCAGCACCTCACGGACGGGGCGCGCAAGCGACTGAACTCCGTGAAGATGTCGAAGCCGGAGTTCGGCGAGCAGGCCGAACAGCAGATCGTCGCGATCGCCCAGCGCGGGCAACTCGGCGAGAAGATCGACGAGGAGAAGATGAAGGCTCTCCTCAAGGAACTCAAGCCCGACGACAAGAGCTTCAACGTCCGTCGTCGGTAG
- a CDS encoding 30S ribosomal protein S19e produces the protein MTTMYDVPAEDLIEALADDLSDRLEEPDWMQFTTTGNSKELPPEQEDFWARRGASLLRKVADNEPIGIERLSTMYGGAKDGTNRYKVSGTHREDGSKKVIRTLLQQLEEEDLIQTREGQGRAITPDGRSLLDDTAGEVMQDLDRPELEKYA, from the coding sequence ATGACGACGATGTACGACGTCCCGGCCGAGGACCTCATCGAGGCCCTCGCCGACGACCTCTCGGACCGACTCGAGGAGCCGGACTGGATGCAGTTCACGACCACGGGCAACAGCAAGGAGCTCCCGCCCGAGCAGGAGGACTTCTGGGCGCGCCGCGGCGCCAGCCTCCTCCGGAAGGTCGCGGACAACGAACCCATCGGCATCGAGCGTCTCTCCACGATGTACGGCGGCGCGAAGGACGGCACGAACCGCTACAAGGTCTCGGGCACGCACCGCGAGGACGGCTCGAAGAAGGTCATCCGGACGCTCCTCCAGCAACTCGAGGAGGAGGACCTCATCCAGACCCGCGAGGGGCAGGGCCGCGCGATCACGCCCGACGGCCGGAGTCTGCTCGACGACACCGCCGGCGAGGTCATGCAGGACCTCGACCGTCCTGAACTCGAGAAGTACGCCTGA
- a CDS encoding lysylphosphatidylglycerol synthase transmembrane domain-containing protein codes for MFEDVDARAIVAGFVGAALVLAGLLWFVGVDDVLERLAQAPPGVLALIVLAALCWLTSWGLALRSVLSSLGLSMSVVQSFVVFTAAMFANNVTPFGQAGGEPVSALFISREADTEYETALAAIASVDGLNFVPSIGFALLAVGYYAVTIAFNDRLVFVAAAVAALAVALAVGAVLGWRHRYAIEHRIVRGLAPVLGRVSARIPVVSRVSVDAIEARIEGFFHAIERVATDRRNLATALSLSALGWAFTIASLSLSLYAVSDVPAWNVVAASMLAIPLGSLAGVTPLPGGLGGIEAVLIFVLTPVTALGSGTVAAAVLLHRAATYWLPLLLGGGSVAAISARN; via the coding sequence ATGTTCGAGGACGTCGACGCTCGCGCGATAGTCGCCGGATTCGTCGGCGCCGCACTCGTGCTCGCAGGGTTGCTCTGGTTCGTCGGGGTCGACGACGTCCTCGAGCGACTCGCGCAGGCACCGCCGGGCGTGCTCGCGCTCATCGTCCTCGCCGCGCTCTGCTGGCTGACGTCGTGGGGGCTGGCGCTCCGATCGGTCCTCTCGAGCCTCGGGCTGTCCATGAGCGTCGTCCAGTCGTTCGTCGTGTTCACCGCGGCGATGTTCGCGAACAACGTCACGCCGTTCGGGCAAGCGGGCGGGGAGCCCGTGAGTGCGCTGTTCATCTCGCGCGAGGCCGACACCGAGTACGAGACCGCGCTCGCCGCGATCGCGAGCGTCGACGGACTGAACTTCGTGCCGTCGATCGGGTTCGCGCTGCTCGCAGTCGGCTACTACGCGGTCACGATCGCGTTCAACGACCGACTCGTGTTCGTCGCCGCCGCCGTCGCCGCCCTCGCGGTCGCGCTCGCCGTCGGCGCCGTCCTCGGGTGGCGTCACCGGTACGCGATCGAGCATCGAATCGTTCGCGGGCTCGCGCCCGTTCTCGGCCGGGTGTCCGCTCGCATTCCCGTGGTCTCGCGCGTGAGCGTCGACGCCATCGAGGCCCGCATCGAGGGGTTCTTCCACGCCATCGAGCGCGTCGCGACGGACCGCAGGAACCTCGCGACCGCGCTCTCGCTGTCCGCGCTCGGGTGGGCGTTCACCATCGCGTCGCTCTCCCTGTCGCTGTACGCCGTCAGCGACGTTCCCGCCTGGAACGTCGTCGCCGCGTCGATGCTCGCCATCCCGCTCGGGAGCCTCGCCGGCGTCACGCCACTCCCCGGCGGCCTCGGCGGCATCGAGGCCGTCCTCATATTCGTCCTGACGCCCGTGACGGCGCTCGGGAGCGGCACGGTCGCCGCAGCCGTCCTCCTGCATCGCGCCGCGACGTACTGGCTGCCGCTCCTCCTCGGCGGCGGCTCCGTCGCCGCGATATCGGCTCGAAACTGA
- the thiL gene encoding thiamine-phosphate kinase, whose protein sequence is MDERAALDLVGGLVGHAGDDAAVVDGTVVTTDMLHETTDFPPGTTRYTAGWRAVGASLSDVAAMGARATAAVAVYAAPRFDGTELERFVEGAKAVCERVDAAYVGGDLDGHEEFTVASTALGETTAPVYRDGATAGDVVCVTGELGRSAAALRAFDAGDVDRANDLFQFTPRVAAGRALAGHATAMMDSSDGLARSLHQLASASDCAIDVDEDAIPVADAVSAYAEDAADAREMSLFFGEDFELVATLPADAVPAAREACPTNLAVVGEVNAAEEAADGADGSVTVDGDALPNRGFTHGA, encoded by the coding sequence ATGGACGAACGCGCGGCGCTCGACCTGGTCGGGGGGCTGGTCGGGCACGCCGGGGACGACGCTGCGGTCGTCGACGGGACGGTGGTGACGACGGACATGCTCCACGAGACCACCGACTTCCCGCCGGGGACGACGCGGTACACGGCGGGGTGGCGGGCGGTGGGGGCGTCGCTCTCGGACGTCGCCGCGATGGGGGCGCGAGCGACCGCCGCGGTCGCGGTGTACGCCGCGCCCCGGTTCGACGGGACGGAGCTCGAGCGGTTCGTCGAGGGGGCGAAAGCGGTCTGCGAGCGCGTGGACGCGGCGTACGTCGGCGGAGACCTCGACGGGCACGAGGAGTTCACCGTGGCGTCCACGGCACTCGGCGAGACGACCGCGCCCGTCTACCGCGACGGCGCGACGGCGGGCGACGTCGTCTGCGTCACGGGCGAACTCGGTCGGTCCGCCGCGGCGCTCCGCGCGTTCGACGCCGGCGACGTCGACCGCGCGAACGACCTGTTCCAGTTCACGCCACGCGTCGCTGCCGGGCGTGCCCTCGCCGGGCACGCGACCGCGATGATGGACTCCAGCGACGGCCTCGCCCGCTCGCTCCACCAGCTCGCGTCCGCGAGCGACTGCGCGATCGACGTCGACGAGGACGCGATCCCGGTCGCCGACGCGGTGTCGGCGTACGCCGAGGACGCGGCGGACGCCCGCGAGATGTCGCTGTTCTTCGGCGAAGACTTCGAACTCGTCGCTACGCTTCCCGCGGACGCGGTCCCGGCGGCCCGCGAGGCCTGTCCGACGAACCTCGCCGTCGTCGGCGAAGTGAACGCGGCCGAGGAGGCGGCCGACGGTGCGGACGGGAGCGTCACGGTCGACGGCGACGCCCTCCCGAACCGCGGATTCACGCACGGGGCCTGA